The sequence CCAAGCGCACCTTCCAGGCGCTGCGCATCGTCGTCAACGGCGAACTGGACTCGCTGCGCGCGGCGCTGCCCGCGGCGCTCACCGCGTTGGCGCCGGGTGGCCGGATCGTGGTGATGTCCTACCAGTCCCTCGAGGACCGCATCGTCAAGCGCGCGTTCGCCGCCGCAACCGCCTCCCGTACCCCTGCGGACCTGCCCGTCGAGTTGCCCGGTCACGAACCACAGTTCGCCGCGTTGACCCGCGGCGCCGAACGGGCAACGCCGGCGGAGGTTGAACGCAACCCGCGTAGTGCCCCGGTGCGGCTGCGCGCACTGGAAAAGGTGGAGGGAGTCGCGTGAGACCCAAGCAAGCGAAAGGCAAGGCGCCCGTCCGCGACAGCGACGAGCGTCGACGCAACCCACGCAATGCCCGCAACGTGCGTAACGCCCGCGCCGCACAGCGCCGCCCGGCCGACGCGCCGCCGCGGCGCAAACCCACCCGCGAGCAGCGCCCGACGCGGTCGGCGCCGCAGACCGGTCCCATCCGTCGTCCGGTCGAGCGCTCGGCGCGGCCCAAGAACACCAGCCAGGCCAAAGCCCGGGCCAAGGCGCGTAAAGCCAAGGCGCCCAAGGTCGTTCGTCCTCCGCTTCGTGAGCGGCTCATCGTCAAGCTCGCGTCGATCGACCTCAATCCGCGAACGCTGGTCGCCAGGGTGCCGTTCGTCGTGCTGGTCATCGGGTCGCTGGGCCTCGGTCTGGGCATCACGCTGTGGCTGTCCACCGACGCCGCCGAGCGCTCCTATCAGCTCGGCAACGCCCGCCAGACCAACCAGGCGCTGTTGCAGCAGAAGGAAGCGCTGGAGCGCGACGTGCTCGAAGCGCAAGCCGCGCCCGCGCTGGCCGAGGCGGCCCGCGATCTGGGCATGATTCCGTCGCGCGACACCGCGCACCTCGTGCAGGATCCCGCGGGCAACTGGATCGTGGTCGGTACGCCCAAACCCGCCGAGGGAGTGCCGCCGCCACCGCTGAACACCCCGCTGCCGGAGGCGACCCCGTCGCCGCCGCCTTCTGCCGCGCCTGGGCCCCGGGTGATCGAACCGCTGGAGCGCTCGGTCCGGTTGCCGTCCACGACAGAGCAGGTGCCCGGCGCGCTGCCGCAGGCGCAGGTGCCCGGCGCGCTACCGCAGGCGCAGGTGCCCGACGCGCTACCGCAGGCGCAGGTGCCGCCCGGCGTCGAGGTCCCGTACGCGGTATCCCCACCGGTGCCCCAGCAGGCGGTACCCGCCCAGCCGCCCGCGCTCGCCCCGCCTGACGGGCAGACGCTGCACGTGCCCGCGCAGGGACTTCCCGGCCCGATGCCCACTGCCCAGCAACCGCTTCCGGCGGCCGCGCCTGCGGTAGGCAATCCGGCATGAGCCGCGCCGACCGCAAGACTCGGCGCGGGGCGAAGCCGAAAGCCCGCCCCGCCAAGGGCGCACCCGCCACGCAGGAGCGGTCGGCCAAGGCGCGTCGCACCCGCGCACCCATCGTCGACACCGGGCTGCGCAGTGCCTCGTTCGTGTTCCGGCACCGCACCGGCAACGCGGTGATCTTCCTGCTGCTGGTCGTGGCCGCCGCCCAGTTGTTCAACCTTCAGGTGCCGCGCGCCGCGGGCCTACGCGCCGAAGCGGCAAGCCAACTCAAGGTCACCGACGTCGACAAGGCAGTGCGTGGCGCGATCGTCGACCGCGACAACGACAAGCTGGCATTCACCATCGAGGCACGAGCGTTGACGTTCCAGCCGCTCAAGGTGCGCAAGGAACTGGAGGAGGCCAGGGCGAAGACGTCCGAGGCGCCCGACCCCGACGAACGGCTGCGCGAGATCGCCAAGGAGGTGGCCTCGCGACTGAACAACAAGCCCGACTCGACGACGGTGCTCAAGAAGCTCAGAAGCAACGAGACATTCGTCTATCTGGCGCGCGCGGTCGACCCGGCCATCGCCGAGGCGATCAGGGACAAGTACCCCGAGGTCGGTGCGGAGCGCCAAGATCTGCGCCAGTACCCGGGCGGCTCGCTGGCCGCCAACGTCGTCGGCGGGATCGACTGGGACGGACACGGCCTTCTCGGACTTGAGGATTCGCTCGACGCCGTGTTGGCGGGCACAGACGGGTCGATCACCTACGACCGCGGCTCCGACGGTGTGGTGATTCCCGGCAGCTACCGCAACCGCCACGACGCGGTCGACGGCTCCACGGTCGTGCTGACCATCGACGACGACATCCAGTTCTACGTACAACAGCAGGTGCAGCAGGCCAAGAACCTGTCGGGGGCCAAGAACCTGTCGGCCGTGGTGCTGGACGCCAAGACCGGCGAGGTCCTCGCGATGGCCAACGACAACACCTTCGATCCGTCTCAGGACATCGGGCGGCAGGAGAATCGCGAACTCGGCAACCCCTCGGTGTCCGCACCGTTCGAGCCGGGCTCGGTCAACAAGATCGTCACCGCCGCGGGCGTCATCGAATACGGCCTGTCCCAACCCGACGAGGTGCTGCAGGTGCCCGGCTCCATCCACATGGGCGGGGTCACCGTCGGCGACGCCTGGGAACACGGCGTCATGCCCTACACCACCACCGGGGTGTTCGGGAAGTCGTCCAACGTCGGCACGCTGATGCTCGCGCAGCGGCTCGGCCCGGAACGGTTCGCAGAACTGTTGCGCCGCTTCGGTCTCGGTCAACGCACCGGCGTCGGCCTGCCCGGCGAAAGCGCAGGCATCGTTCCGCCGATAGACCAGTGGTCGGGCAGCACGTTCTCCAACCTGCCCATCGGACAGGGTCTTTCGATGACCCTGCTACAGATGACGGCGATGTACCAGACCATCGCCAACGACGGCATGCGGGTCCCCCCGCGCATCGTCAAGACCACGATCGCCCCGGATGGCACCCGCACCGAGGAACCCCGTCCCGAAGGCGTGCGGGTGGTATCGGCGCAGACCGCCAAGACCGTGCGCGAGATGCTGCGCGCCCCCGTGCAACGCGACCCGCGCGGCGTGCAGCAGGGCACCGGCCCGCACGCCGCCATCGAGGGCTATCAGGTGTCGGGCAAGACCGGTACCGCGCAGAAGATCAACCCGGCCTGCGGCTGCTACTACAGCGACGTCTATTGGATTACCTTCGCCGGCATGGCGCCCACGGAGGACCCGCGCTACGTCGTGGGCGTCATGGCCGACGACCCGGACCGCACCGCCGACGGCGAGCCCGGCAGCTCGATGGCGCCGCTCTTCCACAACATCATGTCTTGGCTGCTGCGCAGCCAGAACGTGCCGCTGTCCAAGGATCCGGGCCCGCCGCTGGTGCTGGTCGCCGACTGAGCCCGGCGGCCCTGCTTGCGGCGGGGCGCCCCAGCCAGGCCGGTACTGTGTGAGCGCCATGAACCTGCGTCCCAGCCATCCTGCCGGCGCCGCGCTCGGGCAGCTTGCCGAGCAGGTGGCGGCGGTGCCGGCGACCCCGCCGGCCACACCTGACCTGCGGGTCACCGGGGTGACGCTGCGCAGCAAGGACGTGCGGGCCGGCGACCTGTTCGCCGCGCTGCCCGGCGCGGCGTCGCACGGCGGGCGCCACGTCGGCGAGGCGCTGGAGCGCGGTGCGGTCGCGGTGCTCACCGACCCCGAGGGCATGGCGCACATCGGCGCGGATGCCGCGGTGCCCGTCCTGGTGCATCCGGCGCCACGCACGGTGCTCGGGCAGCTGGCCGCCGCCGTGTACGGACACCCGTCGGAGAAGCTGCGGGTGATAGGTGTGACGGGGACGTCGGGCAAGACCACGACCACCTACCTGGTCGAAGCCGGGCTGCGGGCGGCCGGCCGGGTGGCGGGCCTGATCGGCACCGTCGGCATCCGGATCGGCGGACGCGACCAGCCCAGCGTGCTGACCACCCCGGAGGCCCCCGACCTGCAGGCGTTGTTGGCGGTGATGGCCGAAGCCGGTGTCGACACCGTCGTCATGGAGGTGTCCAGCCACGCGCTGTCGCTGGGGCGGGTCGACGGCGTGCACTTCGCGGTCGGCGGGTTCACCAACCTGTCGCGTGACCACCTCGACTTCCACCCGACGATGCGGGACTACTTCGAAGCCAAGGCACGGCTGTTCGATCCCGAATCACCCACGTGCGCAGACGTTTCCGTCGTGTGCATCGACGACGACGCGGGACGCGAGATGGCGGATCGGGTGCGTCGGCCGGTGACGGTGAGCAGCACCGGTGTCGGCGCCGACTGGCGCGTCGAAGACATCCGCGCGGTCGATGCGGGCTCCGCGGCGGCCGCGCAGGAGTTCACCGCCGTCGACCCCGCAGGCGGGCATCACCGGCTGGCCATCGGCCTGCCCGGCCGCTACAACGTGGCCAACTGTCTGCTGGCCGTGGCGCTGCTGGACGCGGTCGGGGCGGCCCCCGAGCAGGCGGCGTCCGGGCTGCGCACGGCCACGGTGCCCGGACGGCTCGAGGTCATCGACCGCGGCCAGGACTTCCTCGCGCTGGTCGACTACGCGCACAAACCCGGC comes from Mycolicibacterium pulveris and encodes:
- a CDS encoding peptidoglycan D,D-transpeptidase FtsI family protein; amino-acid sequence: MSRADRKTRRGAKPKARPAKGAPATQERSAKARRTRAPIVDTGLRSASFVFRHRTGNAVIFLLLVVAAAQLFNLQVPRAAGLRAEAASQLKVTDVDKAVRGAIVDRDNDKLAFTIEARALTFQPLKVRKELEEARAKTSEAPDPDERLREIAKEVASRLNNKPDSTTVLKKLRSNETFVYLARAVDPAIAEAIRDKYPEVGAERQDLRQYPGGSLAANVVGGIDWDGHGLLGLEDSLDAVLAGTDGSITYDRGSDGVVIPGSYRNRHDAVDGSTVVLTIDDDIQFYVQQQVQQAKNLSGAKNLSAVVLDAKTGEVLAMANDNTFDPSQDIGRQENRELGNPSVSAPFEPGSVNKIVTAAGVIEYGLSQPDEVLQVPGSIHMGGVTVGDAWEHGVMPYTTTGVFGKSSNVGTLMLAQRLGPERFAELLRRFGLGQRTGVGLPGESAGIVPPIDQWSGSTFSNLPIGQGLSMTLLQMTAMYQTIANDGMRVPPRIVKTTIAPDGTRTEEPRPEGVRVVSAQTAKTVREMLRAPVQRDPRGVQQGTGPHAAIEGYQVSGKTGTAQKINPACGCYYSDVYWITFAGMAPTEDPRYVVGVMADDPDRTADGEPGSSMAPLFHNIMSWLLRSQNVPLSKDPGPPLVLVAD
- a CDS encoding UDP-N-acetylmuramoyl-L-alanyl-D-glutamate--2,6-diaminopimelate ligase is translated as MNLRPSHPAGAALGQLAEQVAAVPATPPATPDLRVTGVTLRSKDVRAGDLFAALPGAASHGGRHVGEALERGAVAVLTDPEGMAHIGADAAVPVLVHPAPRTVLGQLAAAVYGHPSEKLRVIGVTGTSGKTTTTYLVEAGLRAAGRVAGLIGTVGIRIGGRDQPSVLTTPEAPDLQALLAVMAEAGVDTVVMEVSSHALSLGRVDGVHFAVGGFTNLSRDHLDFHPTMRDYFEAKARLFDPESPTCADVSVVCIDDDAGREMADRVRRPVTVSSTGVGADWRVEDIRAVDAGSAAAAQEFTAVDPAGGHHRLAIGLPGRYNVANCLLAVALLDAVGAAPEQAASGLRTATVPGRLEVIDRGQDFLALVDYAHKPGALQAVLETLREQGTGRLAVVFGAGGNRDAGKRAPMGRVSAELADLVVVTDDNPRDEDPAEIRAAIMAGTTGGTAEVVEIGDRRKAIEHAVAWARPGDIVLVAGKGHEAGQTSRGHTRPFDDRDVLADALEALEQGT